Proteins from a single region of Bradyrhizobium diazoefficiens:
- a CDS encoding AAA family ATPase yields MLEKEPGTEVGLKRWLEGIGLAHYTDLFAQHRLDLDVMGDLTEADLAELGLPLGDRKRLQRATASLFQAETAEAPVAPAHPPIRTEVGAERRQLTTMFCDMVDSTALSAQFDPEDVRDMIASFRETCVRVVKHYEGFAARFVGDGILVYFGYPTAHEDDAERSVRAGLEIVRMLSTARAIEPRGALSHAPAVRIGIATGLVVVGDLVGQGTEERDSAVGETVNLAARLQALAPPNGVVISASTQSLLKGKFDYRDLGAQALKGISEKAQAWHVVRATRVETRFAAAMGTRLTPLVNREEEIALLMGRWQQVKDGDGQVVVKFGEPGIGKSRIIQEIFERIAGDRHGQVSFQCSPYYTSTALYPFAEQLKFSLGLDREDMSALSLTNLETAIAAGHGDIEQVAPLFAALLSIPTGERYPPLDLSPQQQKDATVAALVNHFMGLAREMPLVMAFEDLHWIDPTSREVVDLLVGQVQNRPILAIITARSEFQPSWNAHSHITTLVLNRLSRPLRTTLVERVAGRELPKEVVEEIIVKTDGVPLFLEELTKTVLESNLLTERHGRYVLSGPWRQLAIPATLTDSLMARLDRMGPFKRIAQIGATIGREFSYETLHAVANTPAEQIEAALSHLEEAGLIMRRGHPPDALYSFKHVMIQNAAHASLLHSERRKLHASIAQVLAKMYPEKTEREPELLAHHLTESGQSEGAASFWLKAGKQAARSGANLEAIGHLRRGLSVVQANARMQGADEIELELRIALGNALIAAKGYAVQEVEENYIRALELGQQLDDDEKTFAATRGLWVCHFIRADLTRAHDLSVELLKFAKRERLNEGAEPAQQTGYLIEAHRSIAMTMLYRGRFAAAQHHLHRCIDLYSPDLHSDLMERHGTDPGVVSLSYLGYLLWFLGQPDAARQHSEQAILHAEKIRHPFSLAFALVFGAYLCQHLRDIEGTRDHANRAMIIATEHNFLHWKQQAAILRGWALAQLGEADEGISQMRVGLDEYEAMDSWLAGCWFRCLLAEAYAKVGMRDAALRALDGALATARRTGDHSYLAEVYRLQGEIILSDGNPASVQEAEDLFGLSLETARKQGALSWELRTAVSLARLSHEAGKREHASLLLLPIVGKFNEGFLTPDLKQAMRLVHELGGDAPVRQRADSVK; encoded by the coding sequence ATGCTGGAGAAAGAGCCGGGGACGGAAGTCGGGTTGAAGCGTTGGCTCGAAGGTATCGGTCTTGCCCATTACACCGATCTGTTCGCGCAGCACCGCCTCGATCTCGACGTCATGGGCGACCTGACCGAGGCTGATCTGGCCGAGCTCGGACTGCCGCTCGGCGACCGCAAGCGGTTGCAGCGGGCGACGGCCTCGCTTTTCCAGGCCGAGACGGCCGAGGCGCCGGTCGCGCCGGCACACCCGCCGATCCGCACCGAGGTCGGCGCGGAGCGGCGTCAACTCACCACCATGTTCTGCGACATGGTGGATTCCACAGCGCTCTCGGCCCAGTTCGACCCCGAGGACGTGCGCGATATGATCGCGAGCTTCCGCGAGACCTGCGTGCGGGTGGTCAAACATTACGAAGGCTTTGCCGCCCGCTTCGTCGGTGACGGCATCCTGGTCTATTTCGGCTACCCGACCGCACATGAGGACGATGCTGAGCGGTCGGTGCGCGCCGGGCTCGAGATCGTGCGGATGTTGTCGACCGCGCGTGCGATCGAGCCGCGCGGCGCGCTCAGCCACGCGCCCGCCGTCCGCATCGGGATCGCGACCGGTCTCGTCGTGGTCGGCGATCTCGTCGGCCAAGGCACCGAAGAGCGCGATTCCGCAGTCGGCGAGACCGTCAATCTTGCCGCGCGCCTGCAGGCCCTGGCGCCGCCCAACGGCGTGGTGATCTCTGCCTCGACGCAATCGCTGCTGAAGGGCAAGTTCGATTACCGCGATCTCGGCGCCCAAGCGCTGAAGGGCATCTCGGAGAAAGCCCAGGCCTGGCACGTCGTGCGCGCCACGCGGGTGGAGACTCGCTTTGCCGCCGCCATGGGTACGCGGCTGACCCCGCTCGTCAATCGCGAGGAGGAAATCGCGCTGCTGATGGGGCGCTGGCAGCAGGTCAAGGACGGTGACGGTCAGGTCGTCGTCAAGTTCGGCGAGCCAGGGATCGGCAAGTCGCGTATCATCCAGGAGATTTTTGAGCGGATAGCAGGCGACCGGCACGGACAGGTCTCGTTCCAGTGCTCGCCCTATTACACCTCGACCGCACTCTATCCCTTCGCCGAGCAGCTCAAATTCTCGCTCGGCCTCGACCGGGAGGATATGTCCGCGCTGTCGCTGACGAACCTGGAGACGGCGATTGCCGCGGGCCACGGCGATATCGAGCAGGTGGCGCCGCTGTTTGCCGCGCTGTTGTCGATACCGACCGGCGAGCGCTATCCGCCGCTCGATCTGTCGCCGCAGCAGCAAAAGGACGCGACCGTCGCGGCGCTGGTCAACCACTTCATGGGGCTGGCACGCGAGATGCCGCTGGTGATGGCCTTTGAGGATTTGCACTGGATCGATCCGACCTCCCGCGAAGTGGTCGACCTGCTGGTCGGCCAGGTGCAGAACCGGCCAATCCTGGCCATCATCACCGCCCGCTCCGAATTCCAGCCGAGCTGGAACGCGCATTCGCATATCACCACGCTGGTGCTGAACCGGCTGAGCCGGCCGTTGCGTACGACGCTGGTCGAGCGCGTCGCGGGGCGCGAGCTTCCCAAGGAGGTGGTCGAGGAGATCATCGTCAAGACCGACGGCGTGCCGCTGTTCCTGGAGGAGCTGACCAAGACGGTTCTCGAATCCAACCTCCTGACTGAGCGGCACGGGCGCTATGTGCTGTCGGGCCCGTGGCGGCAGCTCGCGATCCCGGCGACCTTGACGGACTCGCTGATGGCGCGTCTCGACCGGATGGGGCCGTTCAAGCGGATCGCGCAGATCGGCGCCACGATTGGCCGCGAATTCTCCTACGAGACCCTGCACGCGGTCGCCAACACGCCGGCGGAGCAGATCGAGGCGGCGCTGTCGCATCTGGAGGAGGCCGGCCTGATCATGCGCCGCGGCCATCCGCCCGACGCGCTCTACTCCTTCAAGCACGTGATGATCCAGAACGCAGCACATGCGAGCCTGTTGCACAGCGAGCGGCGCAAGCTGCATGCCAGCATCGCGCAGGTGCTCGCTAAAATGTATCCGGAGAAGACCGAGCGCGAGCCGGAGCTGCTCGCCCATCACCTCACCGAATCCGGCCAGAGCGAGGGCGCGGCGAGTTTCTGGCTCAAGGCCGGCAAGCAGGCGGCCAGAAGCGGCGCCAATCTCGAGGCGATCGGGCATCTTCGTCGCGGCTTGAGCGTGGTGCAGGCCAACGCACGCATGCAGGGCGCCGACGAGATCGAGCTCGAGCTCCGGATCGCACTCGGCAACGCGCTGATCGCCGCCAAGGGCTACGCCGTGCAGGAGGTTGAGGAGAACTACATCCGCGCCCTCGAACTGGGGCAGCAGCTCGACGACGACGAAAAGACCTTTGCCGCCACGCGCGGCCTCTGGGTCTGCCATTTCATCCGCGCCGATCTCACTCGCGCGCATGATCTCAGCGTCGAGCTGTTGAAATTCGCCAAGCGCGAGCGGCTGAACGAGGGGGCTGAGCCGGCGCAGCAGACCGGCTATCTGATCGAGGCGCACCGCTCGATTGCGATGACCATGCTTTATCGCGGCCGCTTCGCCGCCGCGCAGCATCATCTGCACCGCTGCATCGATCTCTACAGCCCCGATCTGCACTCCGATTTGATGGAGCGCCACGGCACCGATCCCGGTGTCGTCTCGCTGTCCTATCTCGGCTACCTCCTCTGGTTCCTCGGCCAGCCCGATGCGGCGCGCCAGCACAGCGAGCAGGCGATCCTGCACGCGGAGAAGATCCGCCATCCTTTCTCGCTCGCCTTCGCATTGGTGTTCGGCGCCTATCTCTGCCAGCATTTGCGCGATATCGAGGGCACGCGGGACCACGCCAACCGCGCCATGATCATCGCCACCGAGCACAATTTCCTGCACTGGAAGCAACAGGCCGCGATCCTGCGCGGCTGGGCGCTCGCCCAGCTCGGCGAGGCCGACGAAGGCATCAGCCAGATGCGTGTCGGCCTCGACGAATACGAGGCGATGGATTCGTGGCTCGCCGGCTGCTGGTTCCGCTGCCTGCTCGCGGAGGCCTACGCCAAGGTCGGCATGCGCGATGCCGCCCTGCGGGCGCTCGACGGTGCGCTCGCGACCGCAAGACGGACCGGCGACCACTCCTACCTCGCGGAAGTCTATCGCCTGCAGGGCGAAATCATCTTGTCGGACGGCAATCCCGCCTCGGTGCAGGAGGCCGAAGACCTGTTCGGCCTGTCGCTGGAGACCGCGCGCAAGCAGGGCGCGCTGTCCTGGGAGCTCAGAACCGCTGTCAGCCTCGCGCGGCTGTCGCATGAGGCCGGCAAGCGCGAACACGCAAGCCTTCTGCTTTTGCCGATCGTCGGCAAGTTCAACGAAGGATTTTTGACGCCGGACCTGAAGCAGGCGATGCGGCTCGTGCATGAGCTCGGCGGGGATGCCCCCGTCCGTCAGCGGGCCGATTCGGTGAAATGA
- a CDS encoding rRNA adenine N-6-methyltransferase family protein — protein MSDLSAARARYVELIAKRERISSPRLLAALATVPRENFLAKGPWRIKSEAARSYRLTPNADPVHLYDNVLVAIDARRRLDTGLPSLWAHFIDLLDVGEKNRVVQIGCGLGYFSAILSEIVGPKGRVRAIECDARLATRAAAYLRAYRNVEVIQGDGCRDISEPADVILVHAGFAHPHPLWLDSLRPRGRLLVPLTQRDREGAALKITRKRRGFEAETVQQIRIFPGHGRGVTALDDRVAGWWQRASSLAPLRFRGIAQGLPSDG, from the coding sequence ATGAGCGATTTGTCCGCCGCGCGGGCGCGCTATGTCGAGCTGATTGCAAAGCGGGAGCGGATTTCCTCGCCGCGCCTGCTTGCAGCGCTTGCGACGGTGCCGCGCGAAAATTTTCTGGCGAAGGGGCCGTGGCGCATCAAGAGCGAGGCAGCACGCAGCTATCGCCTGACGCCCAATGCGGATCCCGTGCATCTCTATGACAATGTGCTGGTCGCCATCGACGCACGTCGCAGGCTCGACACCGGACTGCCGAGCCTGTGGGCGCATTTCATCGACCTGCTCGATGTCGGCGAGAAGAATCGTGTGGTCCAGATTGGTTGCGGGCTCGGCTATTTCTCGGCGATCCTGTCAGAGATCGTGGGCCCGAAGGGCAGGGTGCGCGCCATCGAATGCGACGCGCGGCTTGCCACGCGCGCCGCGGCCTATCTTCGTGCTTATCGGAATGTCGAAGTCATCCAGGGCGATGGCTGCCGGGACATCAGCGAGCCGGCCGACGTCATCCTTGTGCATGCCGGCTTCGCGCATCCGCATCCGCTCTGGTTGGACTCGCTCCGCCCCCGCGGTCGCCTGCTGGTGCCGTTGACGCAGCGGGACCGTGAAGGTGCCGCGCTCAAGATCACGCGCAAGCGCAGGGGATTCGAGGCCGAGACGGTGCAGCAGATCCGCATCTTTCCGGGCCACGGCCGCGGGGTGACAGCGCTCGATGATCGCGTCGCCGGTTGGTGGCAGCGGGCATCATCGCTGGCGCCGCTGCGCTTTCGCGGCATCGCGCAAGGGCTGCCGTCGGATGGCTAA
- a CDS encoding DUF6492 family protein yields the protein MHSVALLTASFAKDIERFSLLSESIDTWLSGYTRHYVLVNDEDVPLFERFSSDKRVIIPASRYLPKWLWALPPSLQFVSSRRVWLSLLSSPVHGWHIQQILKIAGVLNAPEQRVCILDSDNLFFREFDVRQYAGAEKTPLFVTRKGIDADHPLHVLWLRTVDQLLGIKQRAFPADDYVGNALVWDKDAARAMTDAIKSATGLSWALALCRKKKFSEYLLYGNFVANSPEHLARHRVTEDSIAVSHWDDTCLDRGAIEALISAASPGQVALCIQSYSSTSIDDIRDVFRLNSRDRRGPSLSPDHIGDTTAFETPKTR from the coding sequence ATGCATTCTGTTGCCCTGCTGACCGCCAGCTTTGCCAAGGATATCGAGCGCTTCTCGCTGCTCAGCGAAAGCATCGACACCTGGCTCTCGGGATACACGCGGCATTATGTTCTCGTTAACGATGAGGACGTGCCGCTGTTCGAGCGGTTCTCGTCCGACAAGCGCGTCATCATTCCGGCCTCGCGTTACCTGCCGAAATGGCTCTGGGCGCTGCCGCCGTCACTCCAGTTCGTCAGCAGCCGGCGGGTCTGGCTGTCGCTGCTGTCGTCGCCTGTCCATGGCTGGCACATCCAGCAGATCCTCAAGATCGCCGGCGTTCTCAATGCGCCGGAGCAGCGCGTCTGTATTCTCGACTCGGACAATCTGTTCTTCCGCGAGTTCGACGTCCGCCAATATGCCGGCGCCGAGAAGACGCCGCTGTTCGTCACGCGCAAGGGGATCGACGCTGACCATCCCCTGCATGTGCTGTGGCTCCGCACCGTTGACCAGCTTCTCGGTATCAAGCAGCGCGCGTTCCCGGCCGACGACTATGTCGGCAATGCGCTGGTCTGGGACAAGGACGCCGCGCGCGCGATGACCGATGCCATCAAGTCGGCGACGGGCCTCAGCTGGGCTCTGGCACTGTGCCGCAAGAAGAAGTTCTCCGAATACCTGCTGTATGGAAATTTCGTCGCGAACTCGCCGGAACATCTGGCGCGGCATCGGGTCACCGAAGACAGCATCGCCGTTTCGCACTGGGACGATACCTGCCTTGACCGTGGGGCGATCGAAGCGCTGATCTCTGCCGCATCGCCCGGGCAGGTCGCGCTCTGCATCCAGTCCTATTCGTCGACCTCGATCGATGACATCCGCGACGTCTTCCGCCTGAACTCGCGCGATCGCCGCGGCCCGAGCCTGTCTCCCGATCACATCGGCGACACGACCGCATTCGAGACGCCGAAGACGCGTTAG
- a CDS encoding endo-1,4-beta-xylanase, producing MTKLDRREFLLGSAATLAAGASASAVSASKLAQRRPGYGAAATLWDLQADPRLGEAISTYCTQVVPVLELKWPMLRPDAHTFAFERADAIYDFAEKNDLTMRGHALAWYHDIPDWTKQIKDSKGVERAYVDHISTVVSYYKDKLTSWDVVNEPIPDNPKGVKDRRDTFWTQQLGDRWIPLAFRTAAAADPYVKLAINEYDIESAKDSFIAKRAAYRNLIMELLDQGVPLHAVGLQSHLHAELEIDTHGLAEFVTELRSLGLEVFVTELDVDDQKLAGSPAERDAIVAKRVDDLLTAIATSGPVRSILTWGISDRYSWINGTFARKDKQPNRPLPLDGEFKPKPFMDVISKFTKDV from the coding sequence GTGACCAAGCTCGACAGACGCGAATTTCTCCTCGGCAGCGCCGCAACGCTCGCGGCGGGCGCATCGGCGTCCGCGGTGTCGGCGTCGAAACTTGCGCAGCGCCGTCCGGGCTACGGTGCGGCCGCCACGCTCTGGGATCTGCAAGCCGATCCGCGGCTCGGCGAGGCCATCAGCACCTATTGCACCCAGGTGGTGCCGGTGCTCGAGCTGAAATGGCCGATGCTGCGGCCGGACGCGCACACCTTTGCCTTCGAGCGCGCCGATGCCATCTATGATTTCGCTGAGAAGAACGACCTGACCATGCGCGGCCACGCGCTCGCCTGGTATCATGACATTCCGGACTGGACCAAGCAGATCAAGGATTCGAAAGGCGTCGAGCGCGCCTATGTCGATCACATCTCGACCGTCGTCTCCTATTACAAGGACAAGCTGACCTCGTGGGACGTCGTCAACGAGCCCATCCCTGACAATCCCAAAGGCGTCAAAGACCGGCGCGACACGTTCTGGACGCAGCAGCTCGGTGACCGCTGGATTCCGCTTGCCTTCCGTACGGCCGCCGCGGCCGATCCCTACGTCAAGCTCGCGATCAACGAATATGATATCGAGTCGGCGAAGGACTCGTTCATCGCCAAACGCGCGGCCTACCGGAACCTCATCATGGAGCTGCTCGACCAGGGCGTGCCGCTGCACGCTGTCGGACTGCAATCGCATCTGCATGCTGAGCTCGAGATCGACACCCATGGGCTCGCGGAATTCGTCACCGAGCTGCGGTCGTTGGGCCTCGAAGTGTTCGTCACCGAGCTCGACGTCGACGATCAGAAGCTGGCAGGAAGTCCTGCGGAGCGCGATGCCATCGTCGCCAAACGTGTCGACGATCTCCTGACGGCCATTGCGACCAGCGGCCCGGTGCGCTCGATCCTGACCTGGGGCATTTCCGACCGCTACAGCTGGATCAACGGCACCTTCGCCCGCAAGGACAAGCAGCCCAACCGTCCGCTGCCGCTCGACGGCGAGTTCAAGCCCAAGCCGTTCATGGACGTGATCAGCAAGTTCACGAAGGACGTCTAG
- a CDS encoding glycosyltransferase translates to MDVAERIRANPASLPHGGTDASLVPAAPGDERMTLNLFFEERDDRWFPGDRHVRPLLRRVLLGKSWISGQRRVFLNLCAGLDRVGIRYRVNDYGYIRKHPDELACIIGRPFVLDWFAWQNPLLLGVAMYNHPVDAPAHLKDLDSRTILVPCDWYAEMCRPYWPHVEVWPVGIETDLWTPTPAAQKSVDVLLYDKVRWEHERYESELIEPIRRHLEASGRSVELIRYGHYREGDYKAALARSRSMVFLCEHESQGIACQQALSSGVPVFAWNRGGPWQDPEYYPKKVRYEGGVSSVPYFDARCGSKFIDPAGFISGWADFWSHVIAGDFAPRDYVMDNLTLEKGALHYYGIAEAVMQRQAR, encoded by the coding sequence ATGGATGTTGCCGAGCGTATAAGGGCAAACCCGGCGTCCCTGCCTCATGGCGGGACGGATGCGTCCCTGGTTCCGGCGGCTCCCGGGGACGAGCGGATGACGCTCAACCTGTTCTTCGAGGAGCGGGACGACCGCTGGTTTCCGGGTGATCGCCACGTCCGGCCGCTGCTGCGGCGCGTGCTGCTCGGGAAATCCTGGATCAGCGGACAACGGCGCGTGTTCCTCAACCTCTGCGCCGGCCTCGACAGGGTCGGGATCCGCTATCGCGTCAACGATTACGGCTATATCCGCAAGCATCCGGATGAGCTTGCCTGCATCATCGGCCGCCCCTTCGTGCTCGACTGGTTCGCATGGCAGAACCCGCTCCTATTGGGCGTCGCCATGTATAACCATCCAGTGGATGCGCCTGCGCATCTGAAGGACCTGGACAGCAGGACCATCCTGGTGCCCTGCGACTGGTACGCGGAGATGTGCCGGCCGTACTGGCCGCATGTCGAGGTCTGGCCGGTCGGCATCGAAACGGACTTATGGACGCCAACGCCGGCCGCGCAGAAGAGCGTCGACGTGCTGCTCTACGACAAGGTGCGCTGGGAGCATGAGCGTTACGAGAGCGAGCTGATCGAACCGATCCGCCGGCATCTCGAAGCGAGCGGCCGCTCGGTCGAGTTGATCCGCTACGGCCATTATAGGGAAGGCGACTACAAGGCGGCGCTGGCGCGCAGCCGCAGCATGGTCTTCCTCTGCGAGCACGAGAGCCAGGGCATCGCCTGCCAGCAGGCGCTGTCGAGCGGCGTGCCCGTGTTCGCGTGGAATCGCGGCGGCCCTTGGCAGGACCCGGAATATTACCCGAAGAAGGTGAGATACGAAGGCGGCGTGTCCTCGGTGCCCTATTTCGATGCACGTTGCGGCAGCAAATTCATCGATCCGGCTGGCTTTATCTCGGGCTGGGCCGATTTCTGGTCGCATGTGATTGCGGGCGACTTCGCACCTCGCGATTACGTGATGGACAACCTCACGCTCGAAAAGGGCGCGCTTCACTATTACGGCATCGCTGAAGCGGTGATGCAGCGTCAGGCGCGCTGA
- a CDS encoding oligosaccharide flippase family protein yields MLNRHFSIYLVAYILPAAVGFFAVTAYTRLLTPAEYGVYVVGISIAGILGAIFFAWIKLSVSRYQAMSAEVDFRGTAMVAFALTVVAMCTASPLAFLFRSDVSVELVLASMFVAIMSNAVDVGQEFERAKLRPYRFAAISIVRSVSSVGFGLLGIWLGWGGMGLLAAFGLGSLTGIILNLAGDRTRIAGFSRSQFTQLARYGLPLTLAGLSVAVYSASDRLIVAYLLGKDAAGIFGVAADLPRQFMVMIASSVAAATVPLVFRSLSEKNNGTTRERLTESLELLLVVVAPVAVWLALAADQVAGTLVGVDFRSGVSALLPTLVLARFFGIANQFYVQISFQLAERPFMLAAQSFLTLVASVTLMFALVAGYGLYGAALATLATEAIGFVVAIVLMHRAYPVPFDVNRLAGVAASAAAMAGAILAARSQVSGTGIVALVIVSVAGGLAYTAAAWLLNVANVRTLSLRFLRTFNRKALGV; encoded by the coding sequence ATGCTGAATCGCCATTTCTCGATCTATCTCGTCGCCTACATCCTGCCTGCGGCGGTGGGCTTCTTCGCGGTCACCGCCTACACGCGGCTGCTGACGCCTGCGGAATATGGCGTCTATGTCGTCGGCATCAGCATCGCCGGCATTCTCGGCGCGATCTTCTTCGCCTGGATCAAGCTGTCGGTGTCGCGCTACCAGGCGATGTCGGCGGAGGTGGATTTTCGCGGCACGGCGATGGTCGCCTTCGCGCTCACGGTCGTCGCCATGTGCACCGCGAGCCCGCTGGCGTTCCTGTTCCGCAGCGACGTCAGTGTCGAGCTGGTGCTCGCCAGCATGTTCGTCGCGATCATGTCGAATGCGGTCGATGTCGGCCAGGAGTTCGAACGCGCCAAGCTGCGGCCCTATCGCTTCGCGGCGATCTCGATCGTGCGAAGCGTGTCGAGCGTCGGCTTCGGCCTGCTCGGGATCTGGCTCGGCTGGGGCGGCATGGGCCTGCTCGCTGCGTTTGGCCTGGGTTCGCTGACCGGCATCATTCTCAATCTTGCCGGCGACCGCACCAGGATCGCGGGCTTTTCGCGCAGCCAGTTCACGCAGCTGGCGCGCTACGGCCTACCGCTGACGCTGGCCGGACTTTCGGTCGCGGTCTACTCGGCCAGCGACCGGCTCATCGTCGCCTACCTTCTTGGCAAGGACGCCGCCGGCATTTTCGGCGTCGCCGCCGATCTGCCGCGCCAGTTTATGGTCATGATCGCCTCCAGCGTGGCCGCGGCGACCGTGCCACTGGTGTTCCGCTCGCTGTCGGAGAAGAACAACGGGACGACGCGGGAGCGGCTGACCGAAAGCCTCGAGCTGCTGCTCGTCGTCGTCGCGCCCGTCGCGGTCTGGTTGGCTCTCGCAGCCGATCAGGTCGCGGGCACGCTTGTCGGTGTCGATTTCCGCTCCGGCGTATCGGCGCTGCTGCCGACGCTGGTGCTCGCCCGCTTTTTCGGCATCGCCAACCAATTCTACGTTCAGATCAGCTTCCAGCTCGCCGAGCGGCCATTCATGCTGGCGGCGCAGTCGTTCCTCACGCTGGTCGCGAGCGTGACGCTGATGTTCGCGCTGGTCGCGGGCTATGGTCTCTACGGCGCGGCGCTGGCAACGCTCGCGACCGAGGCGATCGGCTTTGTCGTTGCCATCGTGCTGATGCACCGAGCCTATCCCGTGCCGTTCGACGTCAACCGGCTCGCCGGCGTTGCAGCGTCGGCCGCGGCCATGGCGGGGGCGATCCTCGCCGCGCGGTCGCAGGTCAGCGGCACCGGCATCGTGGCGCTGGTCATCGTGAGCGTTGCAGGCGGTCTGGCTTACACCGCCGCGGCGTGGCTGCTGAATGTCGCAAACGTGCGGACGCTGTCGCTGCGCTTCCTGCGGACGTTCAATCGCAAGGCGCTGGGCGTCTAG